The following are encoded together in the Gammaproteobacteria bacterium genome:
- the cynS gene encoding cyanase — translation MTKSEMRTAILNAKQALGLTWEALGQTAGLSAEFTCSACLGMNSLKKDAADALCAALELPAEVSAALQAFPKKDWDQLVPTDPLIYRFYEITGVYGETFKEIIHEKFGDGIMSAIDFTTSVEKLEDPKGDRVVITLNGKFLPYKSW, via the coding sequence ATGACCAAAAGCGAAATGAGAACCGCCATCCTGAACGCCAAGCAGGCACTCGGCCTGACCTGGGAGGCTCTGGGCCAAACGGCCGGCCTGTCGGCGGAATTCACCTGTTCCGCCTGCCTGGGCATGAACAGTCTGAAAAAGGATGCAGCCGACGCCCTGTGCGCGGCGCTGGAGCTGCCAGCCGAGGTATCGGCCGCCCTGCAGGCCTTTCCGAAAAAGGACTGGGACCAGCTCGTCCCCACCGATCCCCTCATTTACCGCTTTTACGAAATCACCGGCGTGTACGGGGAAACCTTCAAGGAGATCATCCACGAGAAATTCGGCGACGGCATCATGAGCGCCATCGACTTCACCACGAGCGTCGAAAAACTGGAGGACCCCAAGGGGGACCGGGTGGTCATCACCCTCAACGGCAAGTTCCTGCCCTACAAATCCTGGTAA
- a CDS encoding ABC transporter ATP-binding protein, whose protein sequence is MGARISIDFVSHTFKGQSAPTLKDIDLNIAPGERVALIGRSGCGKSTLLHMLAGLLLPSDGCIRINGSQISQPSAKWNMMFQKPSLYPWMSVRQNAGLGLVFAGSRDPDKVDRLLNMVGLADKADARVQDLSGGQQQRVALARSLATSPEVLLLDEPFSALDAFTRMSLQDEVAQIARREGLSMVIVTHDIDEAVAMADRVLIMAANPGRIVGEMNVDMDFPRDRTKADFSRQREVLMKQFEQLVGNEVSAIDPNAPKNLAASRAAA, encoded by the coding sequence ATGGGCGCAAGAATCTCGATTGACTTCGTATCCCATACCTTCAAGGGGCAGTCGGCGCCGACTCTGAAGGACATCGATCTGAATATCGCCCCCGGCGAACGGGTGGCGCTCATCGGACGCAGCGGCTGCGGCAAGTCGACCCTGCTGCACATGCTGGCGGGGCTGCTGCTGCCGAGCGACGGCTGCATACGCATCAACGGCAGCCAGATCAGTCAGCCCAGCGCCAAGTGGAACATGATGTTCCAGAAGCCTTCGCTTTATCCCTGGATGTCGGTGCGGCAGAACGCCGGACTCGGACTGGTCTTCGCGGGCAGCCGCGATCCGGACAAGGTGGACCGTCTGCTGAACATGGTCGGGCTGGCTGACAAGGCCGATGCCAGGGTCCAGGACCTGTCGGGCGGGCAGCAGCAACGCGTGGCGCTGGCCCGTTCTCTGGCGACCTCGCCTGAGGTCCTGTTGCTGGACGAACCGTTTTCGGCCCTGGACGCATTCACCCGCATGTCGCTGCAGGACGAGGTGGCGCAGATAGCGCGCAGGGAAGGGCTGTCGATGGTGATCGTGACGCACGACATCGACGAGGCGGTGGCCATGGCCGACCGGGTACTGATCATGGCGGCCAACCCGGGCCGTATCGTCGGCGAGATGAACGTCGACATGGATTTCCCGCGCGATCGCACCAAGGCGGATTTCAGCCGTCAGCGTGAGGTCCTGATGAAGCAGTTCGAGCAGCTGGTCGGCAACGAGGTGTCCGCCATCGACCCGAACGCACCGAAGAATCTTGCGGCCTCGCGGGCCGCAGCCTGA
- a CDS encoding ABC transporter substrate-binding protein has translation MSKQKDDELDYIFKHEMSRRDFLMDLLAMGGLAAGMMLPSGLMADPAPPEDEVVRIGYIPITDATALLVAHANGYFEDEGLKVAKPTLIRGWSPLVEGFAAGKFNLVHLLNPIPVWMRYNNNFPVKVMGWAHINGSGVIVGRHVKTTDVDGAAAFKVLAGKQVAVPYWYSMHNILLQMALRKAGLKAVIKPQSAPLAPDEVNLMIMPPPDMPPALASRKIDAYIVAEPFNAAGELLAGGTMLRFTGDMWENHPCCVVCMNENTVKAKPAWTQKVMNAVVRAQVYTQDHKQEVAHMLSKNGKGYLPMPAKVVERAMTFYNEKAYADPPAIQHEDQWHNGRIDFQPWPYPSATKMIVEEMNKTLVAGDKTFLNKLDPEFVAKDLVNYTHVKAAIQKYGDWSEWAKLPGVDPTDPYVRAEVVKI, from the coding sequence ATGAGTAAGCAGAAAGACGACGAACTGGATTACATCTTCAAGCACGAGATGAGTCGACGTGATTTTCTGATGGATCTACTTGCCATGGGAGGGTTGGCTGCGGGCATGATGCTGCCGAGCGGTTTGATGGCGGATCCCGCGCCGCCGGAGGATGAGGTCGTGCGCATCGGCTACATCCCGATCACCGATGCGACCGCCCTGCTGGTGGCGCACGCCAACGGCTACTTCGAGGACGAAGGCCTCAAGGTGGCCAAGCCCACGCTGATCCGCGGCTGGTCGCCGTTGGTGGAGGGCTTCGCCGCGGGCAAGTTCAACCTGGTGCATCTGCTGAATCCCATTCCGGTATGGATGCGCTACAACAACAACTTCCCGGTCAAGGTGATGGGCTGGGCCCACATCAACGGTTCCGGCGTGATCGTCGGTCGTCACGTCAAGACGACGGACGTCGACGGCGCCGCGGCCTTCAAGGTGCTGGCAGGCAAGCAGGTCGCCGTGCCCTACTGGTATTCCATGCACAACATCCTGCTGCAGATGGCGCTGCGCAAGGCCGGACTCAAGGCGGTGATCAAGCCGCAAAGCGCGCCGCTGGCGCCGGATGAAGTCAATCTGATGATCATGCCGCCGCCGGATATGCCGCCGGCGCTGGCGTCCAGAAAGATCGACGCCTACATCGTGGCCGAACCGTTCAACGCGGCCGGCGAGCTGCTGGCCGGCGGGACCATGCTGCGCTTCACCGGCGACATGTGGGAAAACCACCCCTGCTGCGTGGTGTGCATGAACGAGAACACGGTGAAGGCCAAGCCGGCCTGGACCCAGAAGGTGATGAATGCGGTGGTGCGCGCCCAGGTCTATACCCAGGATCACAAGCAGGAGGTCGCGCACATGCTGTCGAAGAACGGCAAGGGCTATCTGCCCATGCCCGCCAAGGTGGTCGAGCGCGCGATGACCTTCTACAACGAAAAGGCCTATGCCGATCCGCCGGCGATCCAGCATGAGGACCAGTGGCATAACGGACGCATCGACTTCCAGCCCTGGCCTTATCCTTCGGCGACCAAGATGATCGTGGAGGAAATGAACAAGACCCTGGTGGCCGGGGACAAGACCTTCCTCAACAAGCTCGATCCCGAGTTCGTGGCCAAGGACCTGGTCAATTACACCCACGTCAAGGCGGCCATCCAGAAATACGGTGACTGGTCCGAATGGGCCAAGCTGCCCGGCGTCGATCCCACCGACCCCTATGTGCGTGCCGAGGTGGTCAAAATATGA
- a CDS encoding ABC transporter permease has translation MTVHEMGMGGFKNAALKRYVDWAGLRRWALSRLAYPSAGIALLLGLWWLGGWVIQHDDNIATFSGFAPAPTFEALGRLIESGSLWSIIHPSLYRIGMGLLWAVAIGVPVGVGIGLKASMREVTHVPFQFLRMISPLAWMPVAVLAFPTWDGAIIFLIAVAAVWPILFSTAQGVRRIDPLWFKVARNLGADGLQMLWRIILPAIGQDIFAGIRLAVGVAWIVLVPAEYLGVTSGLGYAINDARDTLEYDTLASIVVVIGVIGFVLDAVCVSLIRRFSWHQEG, from the coding sequence ATGACGGTGCACGAGATGGGCATGGGCGGTTTCAAGAACGCCGCCTTGAAGCGGTATGTGGACTGGGCCGGGTTGCGGCGCTGGGCGCTGTCGCGCCTGGCCTATCCGAGCGCCGGTATCGCCCTGCTGCTCGGACTGTGGTGGCTGGGCGGCTGGGTCATCCAGCACGATGACAACATCGCCACCTTCTCGGGTTTTGCCCCGGCGCCGACGTTCGAGGCATTGGGTCGGCTGATTGAGTCCGGCAGCCTGTGGAGCATCATCCATCCCAGCCTGTATCGCATCGGTATGGGATTGTTGTGGGCCGTGGCGATCGGCGTGCCGGTCGGCGTCGGGATCGGACTGAAGGCCAGCATGCGTGAGGTCACGCACGTACCTTTTCAGTTCCTGCGCATGATCAGTCCGCTGGCCTGGATGCCGGTGGCGGTGCTGGCCTTCCCGACCTGGGACGGCGCGATCATCTTTTTGATCGCGGTGGCCGCGGTCTGGCCGATCCTGTTTTCCACCGCCCAGGGCGTGCGCCGCATCGACCCCTTGTGGTTCAAGGTTGCACGCAACCTCGGCGCGGATGGCCTGCAGATGTTGTGGCGCATCATCCTGCCCGCCATCGGTCAGGACATCTTCGCCGGTATCCGGTTGGCGGTCGGCGTCGCCTGGATCGTGCTGGTGCCGGCCGAGTACCTGGGCGTTACCAGCGGTCTGGGTTATGCCATCAACGATGCGCGCGACACGCTCGAATACGACACGTTGGCGTCCATTGTGGTGGTCATCGGAGTGATCGGGTTCGTGCTCGATGCGGTTTGCGTCAGTTTGATCCGACGTTTCAGTTGGCATCAGGAAGGTTGA
- a CDS encoding sulfurtransferase, giving the protein MTINALVSPSELQQMIASQPVVIIDTRSPDSYAAGHIPGAVNIHEIFTYLATSSKEGLEELRGKFSEAFGSVGISGEEPVVLYEESMNSGFGQSCRGYFLLQFLGYPKAAILHGGYQAWLAEGMETTTEVPEPENKTFPVDESAAGVMLTKEDMLAVLDDPEALILDVRDVDEWVGTSSSPYGIDFCPRKGRIPGAVWLEWYRMMKPNDDGVPVFKTKEELQEECRTVGIGPDTPVYLYCFKGARASNTFVALKQAGVKDVKLYFGSWNEWSRDPNLPIESGPAAWQAA; this is encoded by the coding sequence ATGACGATCAACGCGCTTGTTTCACCCAGCGAATTGCAGCAGATGATTGCATCACAGCCCGTCGTGATCATCGATACACGGTCACCGGATTCCTATGCCGCCGGACACATTCCCGGCGCGGTCAATATCCACGAGATATTCACCTACCTGGCAACATCATCCAAGGAAGGGCTGGAAGAACTGCGTGGCAAGTTTTCCGAGGCGTTCGGTTCCGTCGGTATTTCGGGTGAGGAGCCGGTGGTCCTGTACGAGGAAAGCATGAACAGCGGGTTCGGCCAGTCCTGCCGCGGTTATTTCCTGCTGCAGTTTCTGGGGTACCCGAAGGCGGCGATTCTGCATGGCGGTTATCAGGCCTGGCTGGCGGAAGGAATGGAAACGACGACGGAGGTTCCCGAGCCGGAGAACAAGACCTTCCCCGTGGACGAATCGGCCGCCGGCGTCATGCTGACCAAGGAGGACATGCTGGCCGTGCTGGATGACCCCGAGGCCCTCATCCTGGACGTGCGCGACGTGGACGAATGGGTCGGGACCAGTTCGTCGCCGTACGGCATCGATTTCTGTCCCCGCAAAGGACGCATTCCGGGCGCGGTATGGCTGGAGTGGTATCGCATGATGAAGCCCAACGACGACGGCGTGCCGGTCTTCAAGACCAAAGAGGAGCTGCAGGAAGAATGCAGAACGGTCGGCATCGGACCGGACACCCCCGTGTATCTGTACTGTTTCAAGGGGGCGCGCGCGTCGAATACCTTTGTCGCCCTGAAGCAGGCCGGCGTGAAGGATGTCAAGCTTTATTTCGGCTCGTGGAACGAGTGGTCGCGGGATCCGAACCTGCCGATAGAAAGCGGTCCGGCCGCCTGGCAGGCCGCATGA